A stretch of DNA from Halobacillus litoralis:
CATGCGCGCGCAGTAGAGACACGTAAGGAGCGATGGAAATGACAGAAACGAGAACCGCAAGAATTGAACGCAAAACAAGAGAAACAGATATACAGCTTGAACTTGGGATTGATGGAGGTGGAAAAGCGGACTTGGATGTCCAGGTTCCTTTTCTTTCTCACATGTTGGAATTGTTCACAAAACACGGTCTCTTTGATTTAGACGTTGTCGGACGAGGCGATGTAGAAGTGGATGATCACCATTTAACGGAAGATATCGGGATATGTCTTGGTCAGGCGTTACGAGAAGCGGTCGGAGATAAATACGGCATGAAGCGTTATGGCTCTATGACTCTGCCGATGGATGAGACGCTTGTCACGGTAGCGGTTGATTTGAGTGATCGTCCGCACCTGGAATGGCGTGCAGAGCTTCCTAAAGATCGTGTGGGTACCTTTGACACCGAAAATGTCCACGAATTTTTCTGGAAGCTTGCTGTAGAAGCTCGGATGAACCTACATATCGTCTTACACCATGGGCATAACACCCATCATATTATTGAGGCGATGTTCAAAGCCTTCGCACGTGCTTTGGATGAAGCGACTCAAATCGATCCACGTGTCAAAGGAGTTCCGAGTACGAAAGGAAGTTTATAATGATAGGCATCATCGATTATGGAATGGGCAATTTATTCAGTGTTTCAAAAGCACTTGAACGACTTGGAGTGAACTATAAAATCGGGGACCGGCCGCAGGCATTGGGAGGCTGTGATGGATACATCCTTCCAGGGGTGGGCGCGTTTCCGGATGCGATGAAAGCCCTTCAAGAACATGGATTCATAGATTTTATAAAAGATAAAGTGGCTGAA
This window harbors:
- the hisB gene encoding imidazoleglycerol-phosphate dehydratase HisB; translation: MTETRTARIERKTRETDIQLELGIDGGGKADLDVQVPFLSHMLELFTKHGLFDLDVVGRGDVEVDDHHLTEDIGICLGQALREAVGDKYGMKRYGSMTLPMDETLVTVAVDLSDRPHLEWRAELPKDRVGTFDTENVHEFFWKLAVEARMNLHIVLHHGHNTHHIIEAMFKAFARALDEATQIDPRVKGVPSTKGSL